A window of the Cucurbita pepo subsp. pepo cultivar mu-cu-16 unplaced genomic scaffold, ASM280686v2 Cp4.1_scaffold000281, whole genome shotgun sequence genome harbors these coding sequences:
- the LOC111784849 gene encoding auxin-responsive protein IAA16-like isoform X1 — MESEQNDEYRAILINFEQTELRLGLPGGDGGETSGGKSSSAAKRGFMETVDLKLNLSSSMAPEKEEATNLEETKSSSQRPNDFAKPPSKAQVVGWPPVRSSRKNLGAQRTGGEDGGGASFVKVSMDGAPYLRKVDLKLYSSYKDLSHALAKMFSSFTIGGTCESEGMKDFMSERKLVDLLNGSEYVPTYEDKDGDWMLVGDVPWEMFVDSCKRLRIMKESEAIGLAPRTMEKSKNRS; from the exons ATGGAATCGGAGCAGAACGATGAGTACAGAGCGATCTTGATCAATTTCGAGCAGACAGAGCTCCGCCTCGGCTTGCCCGGCGGCGACGGCGGCGAAACCAGCGGCGGGAAGAGTAGTTCGGCGGCGAAGAGAGGTTTCATGGAAACTGTGGATTTGAAGCTTAATCTATCGTCGTCAATGGCGCCGGAGAAGGAGGAGGCGACGAATTTGGAAGAGACTAAAAGCTCTTCGCAACGGCCTAACGATTTCGCTAAGCCTCCTTCCAa AGCACAAGTAGTCGGTTGGCCACCGGTTAGATCATCAAGGAAGAATTTGGGGGCGCAGAGGACCGGCGGGGAAGACGGCGGCGGCGCGTCGTTCGTGAAAGTTAGCATGGACGGCGCTCCTTATTTACGTAAGGTGGACTTGAAGCTATATAGTAGCTACAAAGACCTTTCCCACGCGCTTGCCAAAATGTTTAGCTCTTTCACcattg GAGGAACGTGCGAGTCGGAAGGAATGAAGGATTTCATGAGCGAAAGAAAATTAGTAGACCTTTTGAACGGTTCAGAATACGTACCGACTTATGAAGACAAAGATGGAGATTGGATGCTCGTCGGCGATGTGCCATGGGa GATGTTTGTCGATTCATGTAAACGTTTACGGATCATGAAAGAGTCTGAAGCCATTGGACTCG CACCAAGAACAATGGAGAAAAGCAAGAACAGAAGCTGA
- the LOC111784849 gene encoding auxin-responsive protein IAA16-like isoform X2, producing MESEQNDEYRAILINFEQTELRLGLPGGDGGETSGGKSSSAAKRGFMETVDLKLNLSSSMAPEKEEATNLEETKSSSQRPNDFAKPPSKAQVVGWPPVRSSRKNLGAQRTGGEDGGGASFVKVSMDGAPYLRKVDLKLYSSYKDLSHALAKMFSSFTIGTCESEGMKDFMSERKLVDLLNGSEYVPTYEDKDGDWMLVGDVPWEMFVDSCKRLRIMKESEAIGLAPRTMEKSKNRS from the exons ATGGAATCGGAGCAGAACGATGAGTACAGAGCGATCTTGATCAATTTCGAGCAGACAGAGCTCCGCCTCGGCTTGCCCGGCGGCGACGGCGGCGAAACCAGCGGCGGGAAGAGTAGTTCGGCGGCGAAGAGAGGTTTCATGGAAACTGTGGATTTGAAGCTTAATCTATCGTCGTCAATGGCGCCGGAGAAGGAGGAGGCGACGAATTTGGAAGAGACTAAAAGCTCTTCGCAACGGCCTAACGATTTCGCTAAGCCTCCTTCCAa AGCACAAGTAGTCGGTTGGCCACCGGTTAGATCATCAAGGAAGAATTTGGGGGCGCAGAGGACCGGCGGGGAAGACGGCGGCGGCGCGTCGTTCGTGAAAGTTAGCATGGACGGCGCTCCTTATTTACGTAAGGTGGACTTGAAGCTATATAGTAGCTACAAAGACCTTTCCCACGCGCTTGCCAAAATGTTTAGCTCTTTCACcattg GAACGTGCGAGTCGGAAGGAATGAAGGATTTCATGAGCGAAAGAAAATTAGTAGACCTTTTGAACGGTTCAGAATACGTACCGACTTATGAAGACAAAGATGGAGATTGGATGCTCGTCGGCGATGTGCCATGGGa GATGTTTGTCGATTCATGTAAACGTTTACGGATCATGAAAGAGTCTGAAGCCATTGGACTCG CACCAAGAACAATGGAGAAAAGCAAGAACAGAAGCTGA